A window of Salmo trutta chromosome 31, fSalTru1.1, whole genome shotgun sequence contains these coding sequences:
- the LOC115169952 gene encoding growth/differentiation factor 3-like, translated as MPSSVTQCFLFSRVVLLFSLCQGEGRPRLTQEGTPHLGQEENQRALVLEAVKTGILSSMGMEREARPREMASEEELMRMHRLYRETLRQLRRSSSQEGETQHSPRRASTVLHPAIVEPLKVLWRDEEHPSDVLWYRAVFHKNPNIRKELTLARAELKLYRQLLDGSKAAEPTIRDEVHVKIYETKPLNSSLLIHPESLVQTVAARTGDLTLDIRTVVGKWSGRSNGHSLVVEVELALEEGTDPKRTPQMVLEVDLVEPRSAGRRRRTRSNKEDNCDEDGRCCRKSINVSFKEIGWSDWVVAPAGYNMHFCDGSCPHNYKPASMHAQAKSRLHHINKGATPHPCCVPAAYEPVILMHYDSWGKLKLTPYNDLIVSKCHCA; from the exons ATGCCTAGCTCAGTCACACAGTGCTTTCTCTTCTCTCGGGTGGTCCTCCTCTTCAGCCTCTGTCAGGGGGAGGGCCGGCCCCGCCTCACCCAAGAAGGTACACCCCACCTGGGGCAGGAGGAGAACCAGAGGGCCTTGGTCTTGGAGGCAGTGAAGACAGGGATCCTGAGCTCCatggggatggagagggaggccaggcccagggaaatggcTTCAGAAGAGGAGCTGATGAGGATGCATAGGCTCTACAGGGAAACACTGAGGCAGCTGAGAAGGAGCTCCAGTCAGGAGGGGGAAACCCAGCATTCCCCAAGGAGGGCATCCACTGTGCTTCATCCAGCCATTG TGGAGCCTCTCAAAGTGCTTTGGCGTGATGAGGAACATCCATCAGATGTGCTTTGGTACAGAGCTGTATTCCACAAGAACCCAAACATCAGGAAGGAGCTCACTTTGGCCCGGGCTGAGCTGAAGCTCTACAGACAGCTGTTGGATGGTTCTAAAGCTGCCGAGCCCACGATTAGGGATGAGGTTCATGTGAAGATCTATGAGACGAAACCGCTGAACTCTTCTCTATTGATTCACCCAGAGAGCCTTGTTCAGACGGTCGCTGCAAGAACTGGTGATTTGACTTTGGACATCAGAACTGTGGTTGGTAAGTGGAGTGGGAGGTCGAACGGCCACTCTCTGGTTGTGGAAGTAGAACTGGCCTTAGAAGAGGGAACTGATCCCAAGAGGACCCCTCAGATGGTCCTGGAGGTAGACCTTGTAGAACCTAGATCAGCAGGCAGAAGAAGACGGACTCGGTCCAACAAAGAGGACAACTGTGACGAAGACGGTCGATGCTGCCGAAAATCCATTAATGTGTCCTTCAAGGAGATTGGCTGGTCAGACTGGGTCGTGGCCCCCGCTGGTTACAACATGCATTTCTGCGACGGCTCCTGTCCACACAACTACAAGCCAGCCAGCATGCACGCGCAGGCAAAGTCTCGTCTTCACCACATCAACAAGGGAGCAACACCTCACCCCTGTTGCGTGCCGGCAGCCTACGAGCCTGTGATCCTCATGCACTATGACAGTTGGGGAAAGTTGAAGCTCACACCCTACAATGACTTGATTGTCAGCAAATGCCACTGTGCTTGA